The Pseudomonas triclosanedens genome has a window encoding:
- a CDS encoding ATP-dependent DNA helicase — protein MSYAIAVRALCEFTAKEGDLDLRFTPAPTAQEGMAGHATVVSRRGLGYIAELPLRGEYPGLVVSGRADGYDPNANLLEEIKTHRGDVARIPQNHRLLHWAQVKVYGWLLCQTLEIDAIDLAVVYFNVITQKETAFRERFAADELRAFFELQCQRFVQWAEQESAHRVERDQGLEALRFPYADFRQGQRMLAESVYRAARDGQTLMAQATTGIGKTLGTLFPQLKAFPSQGLDRLFFLTAKTPGRRLALDALATLRQQHAAQPLRVLEHVARDKACEHPDKACHGESCPLAKGFYDRLPAAREAALKQRWLTQEAVRNVALEHQVCPYYLSQELCRWADVVVGDYNYYFDMTALLYGLTVLNDWKVTLLVDEAHNLIERARGMYSAELDQGEFNALRKVAPAKLKSALERVGRHWNQLHQDQDTQYQIYPTIPDLFIAALQKAVSAITDHLTDQPTGNEAELLRFYLDAMLFCRLAEAYGPHSLFDITRHDVSARRVLSTLCLRNVVPAPFLAERFKVAHSTTLFSATLTPAHYYADLLGLPEGTAWREVESPFHAEQLNVHALSNLSTRYQHREASLTPISTLMARQFRARPGNYLAFFSSYAYLQQALERFLAEHPDIPHWAQSRSMNELERQAFLDRFTPNSRGIGFAVLGGAFGEGIDLPGDRLIGAFIATLGLPQVNEVNEEIKQRMQAMFGDGYDYTYLFPGLQKVVQAAGRVIRTPTDQGVIYLLDDRFNQPAVRRLLPGWWQPERLKFIADPPGAKAPQGYLLL, from the coding sequence TTGAGCTACGCCATCGCCGTGCGCGCGCTATGCGAATTCACCGCCAAGGAAGGTGACCTCGACCTGCGCTTCACCCCCGCGCCCACCGCCCAGGAGGGCATGGCCGGGCACGCCACCGTGGTCTCCCGTCGTGGTCTGGGCTACATCGCCGAACTGCCGCTGCGTGGCGAGTATCCCGGGCTGGTGGTCAGCGGCCGCGCCGACGGCTACGACCCGAACGCCAACCTGCTGGAAGAGATCAAGACCCACCGCGGCGACGTCGCGCGCATCCCGCAGAACCACCGACTGCTGCACTGGGCGCAGGTGAAGGTATACGGCTGGCTGCTGTGCCAGACCCTGGAGATCGACGCCATCGACCTGGCCGTCGTCTACTTCAACGTCATCACCCAGAAGGAAACCGCGTTCCGCGAGCGTTTCGCCGCCGATGAGTTGCGGGCCTTCTTCGAGCTGCAATGCCAGCGCTTCGTGCAGTGGGCCGAGCAGGAAAGCGCCCATCGCGTCGAGCGCGACCAGGGCCTGGAAGCACTGCGCTTCCCCTATGCCGATTTCCGCCAGGGCCAGCGCATGCTCGCCGAGTCGGTGTACCGCGCCGCCCGCGACGGGCAGACACTGATGGCCCAGGCCACCACCGGCATCGGCAAGACCCTCGGCACCCTGTTTCCGCAACTCAAGGCCTTCCCCAGCCAGGGCCTGGACCGATTGTTCTTCCTCACCGCCAAGACGCCTGGCCGGCGCCTGGCCCTGGACGCCTTGGCGACCCTGCGCCAGCAGCACGCCGCCCAGCCTCTGCGGGTGCTGGAGCACGTCGCCCGCGACAAGGCCTGCGAACACCCCGACAAAGCCTGCCACGGCGAATCCTGCCCTCTCGCCAAGGGCTTCTACGACCGCCTGCCCGCCGCCCGCGAGGCCGCGCTCAAGCAGCGCTGGCTGACCCAGGAAGCGGTGCGCAACGTGGCGCTGGAGCACCAGGTCTGCCCTTACTACCTGAGCCAGGAACTGTGCCGCTGGGCCGATGTGGTGGTGGGCGACTACAACTACTACTTCGACATGACCGCCCTGCTCTACGGACTCACCGTGCTCAACGACTGGAAGGTCACACTGCTGGTGGACGAAGCGCACAACCTCATCGAGCGAGCCCGTGGCATGTACAGCGCCGAGCTGGACCAGGGCGAGTTCAACGCGCTGCGCAAGGTCGCCCCGGCCAAGCTGAAAAGCGCGCTGGAACGCGTCGGCCGCCACTGGAACCAACTGCACCAGGACCAGGACACGCAGTACCAGATCTACCCGACCATTCCAGACCTGTTCATCGCCGCATTGCAGAAGGCCGTCAGCGCCATCACCGACCACCTCACCGACCAGCCCACCGGCAACGAGGCCGAGTTGCTGCGCTTCTACCTCGACGCCATGCTGTTCTGCCGGCTGGCCGAGGCCTACGGGCCGCACTCGCTGTTCGACATCACCCGCCACGACGTCAGCGCGCGTCGCGTACTCTCGACCCTGTGCCTGCGCAACGTGGTGCCAGCGCCGTTCCTCGCCGAGCGCTTCAAGGTGGCGCACAGCACCACGCTGTTCTCCGCCACCCTGACTCCGGCACACTACTACGCCGACCTGCTCGGCCTGCCGGAAGGCACAGCCTGGCGCGAGGTGGAGTCACCGTTCCACGCCGAGCAACTGAACGTCCACGCGCTGAGCAACCTGTCCACCCGCTACCAGCACCGGGAAGCCAGCCTCACACCGATCAGCACCCTCATGGCCCGGCAGTTCCGCGCCCGCCCCGGCAACTACCTGGCCTTCTTCAGCAGCTACGCCTACCTGCAGCAGGCGCTGGAGCGTTTCCTCGCCGAGCACCCGGACATCCCGCACTGGGCGCAGTCGCGCAGCATGAACGAACTGGAGCGCCAGGCTTTCCTCGACCGCTTCACCCCGAACTCGCGCGGCATCGGTTTCGCCGTGCTCGGCGGCGCCTTCGGCGAAGGCATCGACCTGCCCGGCGACCGCCTGATCGGCGCCTTCATCGCCACGCTCGGGCTGCCGCAGGTGAACGAGGTCAACGAGGAGATCAAGCAACGCATGCAGGCGATGTTCGGCGACGGCTACGACTACACCTACCTGTTCCCCGGCCTGCAGAAGGTCGTCCAGGCGGCCGGACGGGTGATCCGCACGCCAACCGACCAGGGGGTGATCTACCTGCTTGACGACCGTTTCAACCAGCCGGCCGTACGCCGCTTGCTACCGGGATGGTGGCAGCCGGAACGGCTGAAGTTCATCGCCGACCCACCGGGAGCGAAGGCGCCGCAGGGATATTTGCTGTTGTAG
- a CDS encoding DUF1508 domain-containing protein has protein sequence MPGWYEIKELSSGNRRFLLKNTAHGTLLESLAYPTQEAAEQAINSLRSSCGAIERYKRQMAPGGKNFFVLRDSTGAELLKSKLYDSEAARDQAIATIAQAGLSTELRKHA, from the coding sequence ATGCCCGGTTGGTATGAAATCAAGGAACTCAGCAGCGGCAACCGCCGTTTTCTTCTCAAGAACACCGCCCACGGCACCCTGCTGGAAAGTCTCGCCTACCCGACACAGGAGGCAGCCGAGCAGGCCATCAACAGCCTCCGCAGCTCCTGTGGCGCCATCGAGCGCTACAAGCGCCAGATGGCACCGGGTGGCAAGAATTTCTTCGTGCTCCGCGATAGCACCGGTGCAGAACTGCTGAAAAGCAAGCTGTACGACTCCGAGGCCGCACGTGACCAGGCGATTGCAACGATCGCCCAGGCCGGCCTCAGCACCGAGCTGCGCAAGCACGCTTGA
- a CDS encoding GFA family protein encodes MHYTGTCHCGAVAFAFEAQLDELVRCDCSLCGKRNALMATVAKDRFRIVRGEQALRLYRWNSGVALHYFCATCGIYVYHQRRSNPALLSVNACCIDGFDTEALPLRRVDGKSMSVVAGAVP; translated from the coding sequence ATGCACTACACCGGCACCTGCCACTGCGGCGCGGTGGCCTTTGCCTTCGAGGCGCAGCTCGATGAACTGGTGCGCTGCGACTGCTCGCTCTGCGGCAAGCGCAATGCACTGATGGCCACCGTGGCGAAGGACCGCTTCCGTATCGTCCGGGGTGAGCAGGCTCTGCGCCTGTACCGCTGGAACAGCGGCGTGGCGCTGCATTACTTTTGCGCAACGTGCGGCATCTACGTTTACCACCAGCGGCGCAGCAACCCGGCGCTGCTGAGCGTGAACGCCTGCTGCATCGACGGCTTCGATACCGAGGCGCTGCCGTTGCGGCGGGTAGACGGCAAGAGCATGAGCGTCGTCGCGGGGGCTGTTCCGTAA
- a CDS encoding MFS transporter — protein MPLALLALTLSAFAIGTTEFVIVGLIPTIASDLGVALPSAGLLVSLYALSVAIGAPLLTALTGRVPRKALLVGLMALFTLGNLVAWQAPGYESLIIARILTGLAHGVFFSVGSIIATNLVSKDKAASAIATMFSGMTVAFVTGIPLGTFIGQHLGWRVTFLVVAAFGVVALLGSLLFVPKNIQHTPPAPLLRQARVLLQPRLLLVYAMTAVGYGGSLIAFTFLAPILQELAGFSPNMVGAVLLAYGISVAIGNIWGGRLADKRGPVSALKIIFGLLAAVLLVLTFTAGNPWLVVLTVLAWGAVAFGNVPGLQVYVVQQAEQVAADAVDVAAGFNIAAFNLGVAGGSWAGGLVVSHLGLAHTPWIAALVTLAAFGLTALSGRLDRRNSVEPAANGAVPTH, from the coding sequence ATGCCTCTCGCACTCCTGGCGCTGACCCTGAGCGCCTTCGCCATCGGAACGACGGAGTTCGTCATCGTCGGCCTGATCCCCACCATCGCCAGCGATCTTGGCGTCGCCCTGCCCTCCGCCGGCCTGCTGGTCAGCCTCTACGCCCTGAGCGTGGCCATCGGTGCGCCGCTGCTCACCGCGCTGACCGGTCGCGTGCCGCGCAAGGCACTGCTGGTCGGGCTGATGGCGCTGTTCACCCTCGGCAACCTGGTGGCCTGGCAGGCGCCAGGCTATGAGTCGCTGATCATCGCGCGCATTCTCACCGGCCTGGCCCACGGTGTGTTCTTCTCGGTCGGCTCGATCATCGCCACCAACCTGGTGAGCAAGGACAAGGCAGCCAGCGCCATCGCCACCATGTTCAGCGGCATGACCGTGGCCTTCGTCACCGGCATCCCGCTGGGCACCTTCATTGGCCAGCACCTGGGCTGGCGCGTGACCTTCCTGGTCGTCGCCGCCTTCGGCGTGGTCGCCCTGCTCGGCAGCCTGCTGTTCGTGCCGAAGAACATCCAGCACACCCCACCGGCACCGCTGCTGCGCCAGGCCCGCGTGCTGCTGCAGCCGCGCCTGCTGCTGGTCTACGCAATGACTGCGGTGGGCTACGGCGGCTCGTTGATCGCGTTCACCTTCCTCGCACCGATCCTGCAGGAACTCGCAGGTTTCAGCCCCAACATGGTCGGCGCGGTACTCCTGGCCTACGGTATCTCGGTGGCCATCGGCAATATCTGGGGCGGCCGTCTCGCCGACAAGCGCGGCCCGGTATCGGCGCTGAAGATCATCTTCGGCCTGCTGGCAGCGGTGCTGCTGGTGCTGACCTTCACCGCCGGCAATCCGTGGCTGGTGGTGCTGACCGTGCTGGCCTGGGGCGCCGTGGCTTTCGGCAATGTGCCTGGCCTGCAGGTGTACGTGGTGCAGCAGGCCGAGCAGGTAGCAGCGGATGCGGTGGATGTCGCCGCCGGCTTCAACATCGCCGCGTTCAACCTCGGCGTGGCCGGCGGCTCCTGGGCCGGCGGCCTGGTGGTGAGTCACCTGGGCCTGGCTCACACCCCCTGGATCGCCGCGCTGGTGACCCTCGCCGCATTCGGCCTGACCGCCCTGAGCGGTCGCCTGGATCGACGCAACTCCGTGGAACCCGCCGCCAATGGCGCGGTTCCCACACACTGA
- the dkgB gene encoding 2,5-didehydrogluconate reductase DkgB, with product MSVPAFGLGTFRLKGQTVIDSIRTALDLGYRAIDTAQIYGNEADVGEAIAGARVKRDELYLTTKIWTANYAADKLIPSLKDSLHKLRTDRVELTLIHWPSPNGEVPVAEFMGALAEAKAQGLTGEIGVSNFTIALMQEAIAAVGAGQIATNQVELHPYLQNRKVAEFARSQGIHITSYMTLGYGKVLNDPVIGEIARRHNASPAQVALAWAMQLGYSVIPSSTRRENLEGNLRAVDLRLTEADLAAIAALDRNERITSPDGLAPAWD from the coding sequence ATGAGTGTTCCCGCTTTCGGCCTCGGCACTTTCCGCCTCAAGGGCCAGACCGTCATCGACTCGATTCGCACCGCCCTCGACCTGGGCTACCGCGCCATCGACACCGCCCAGATCTACGGCAACGAGGCCGATGTCGGCGAAGCCATCGCTGGCGCCAGGGTGAAGCGCGACGAGCTGTACCTGACCACCAAGATCTGGACCGCGAACTACGCCGCCGACAAGCTGATCCCCAGCCTCAAGGACAGCCTGCACAAACTGCGCACCGACCGTGTGGAGCTGACCCTGATCCACTGGCCGTCGCCTAACGGCGAAGTGCCGGTAGCCGAGTTCATGGGAGCGCTGGCCGAAGCCAAGGCCCAGGGCCTGACCGGCGAAATCGGCGTTTCCAACTTCACCATCGCGTTGATGCAGGAAGCCATCGCCGCCGTCGGCGCCGGGCAGATCGCCACCAACCAGGTGGAATTGCACCCCTACCTGCAAAACCGCAAGGTCGCCGAGTTCGCCAGGAGCCAGGGCATCCACATCACCTCTTACATGACCCTGGGCTACGGCAAGGTGCTCAATGACCCGGTTATCGGCGAGATCGCCCGCCGCCACAACGCCAGCCCGGCACAGGTGGCGCTGGCCTGGGCGATGCAGTTGGGCTACTCGGTGATCCCCTCGTCCACCCGCCGCGAGAACCTCGAAGGCAACCTGCGTGCCGTGGACCTGCGCCTGACCGAGGCCGACCTGGCTGCCATCGCCGCGCTCGATCGCAACGAACGCATCACCAGCCCGGATGGCCTGGCACCGGCCTGGGACTGA
- a CDS encoding zinc-binding dehydrogenase, giving the protein MNATDYAAWTWTPGASLDGLRLARLPRPAPGTHEVLVANTAIALNPVDWKMIDWGRDDWREGQVPGVDGAGIVVAAGSASGLRVGTRVAYHQALSAGGSFAECTLLPAHAVYPLPDSLDDAVAASLPCPGLTAWQALEKLPASGNQDVLVTGAGGAVGLLLAQLAVQRGLRVWVTASPRHRDALLRLGIAGVFDYRDTQWPQRLRDVLGPRRLFAAFDTVSGAHAASLAPLLGYNGHLVCIQDRQENAPLPAFSTAISLHEVALNSIHAHGDTLDWQTLRHAAASLMQAVADGQLQAPARQFFDFAELPDALRRLKSGDGGGKWISRLPAPMVVA; this is encoded by the coding sequence ATGAACGCAACCGATTACGCCGCCTGGACCTGGACTCCCGGCGCCAGCCTCGACGGCCTGCGCCTCGCCCGCCTGCCACGGCCTGCCCCCGGTACGCACGAAGTGCTGGTGGCCAACACGGCCATCGCCCTCAACCCGGTGGACTGGAAGATGATCGACTGGGGCCGCGACGATTGGCGCGAGGGCCAGGTGCCTGGCGTCGACGGCGCCGGCATCGTGGTCGCAGCCGGCAGCGCCAGCGGCCTGCGCGTCGGCACCCGGGTTGCCTATCACCAGGCGCTTTCCGCTGGCGGCAGCTTCGCCGAGTGCACCCTGCTGCCGGCCCATGCGGTGTATCCGCTGCCCGATTCGCTGGATGACGCGGTGGCCGCCAGCCTGCCGTGCCCCGGCCTGACCGCCTGGCAGGCACTGGAAAAACTCCCCGCCAGCGGCAACCAAGACGTGCTGGTCACCGGTGCCGGCGGCGCCGTGGGCTTGCTCCTGGCACAACTGGCAGTGCAGCGCGGCCTGCGGGTCTGGGTGACGGCATCGCCACGGCATCGTGACGCGCTGTTGCGGCTGGGCATCGCTGGCGTCTTCGATTACCGCGATACGCAATGGCCGCAACGGCTGCGCGACGTCCTCGGCCCACGCCGCCTGTTCGCGGCGTTCGATACCGTCAGCGGCGCGCACGCTGCCAGCCTCGCGCCGTTGCTGGGCTACAACGGCCATCTGGTGTGCATTCAGGATCGCCAGGAAAACGCCCCGCTGCCGGCCTTCAGTACCGCCATCTCGTTGCACGAAGTGGCGCTCAACAGCATTCACGCCCACGGCGACACGCTGGACTGGCAGACGCTGCGCCACGCCGCCGCGAGCCTGATGCAGGCTGTCGCCGACGGACAATTGCAGGCGCCGGCCAGACAGTTCTTCGACTTCGCCGAACTGCCCGATGCACTGCGCCGCTTGAAGTCCGGCGACGGTGGCGGTAAATGGATCAGTCGCCTGCCGGCACCGATGGTCGTTGCCTGA
- a CDS encoding SDR family oxidoreductase gives MDLGIKGRWAVVCAASKGLGKGCAQALAREGVNLAINARDVDTLAATAAELRQLGVEVREVAGDISAPEVRAALLAACPQVDILVNNAGGPPPGDFRDWEREDWLRALDLNMLTPIELIKATVDGMAERGFGRIVNITSGTVKAPIDVLGLSNGARSGLTGFVAGLARQPRVAGSNVTINGLLPGSFDTDRLRSGFRRAAGLSGRDEGELVDAGKREIPAGRFGSAEEFGAFCAFLCSVHAGYLTGQNLLLDGGAYPGTF, from the coding sequence ATGGATCTGGGCATCAAGGGCCGCTGGGCCGTGGTCTGCGCCGCCAGCAAAGGTCTGGGCAAGGGGTGCGCACAGGCGCTGGCCCGCGAGGGCGTGAACCTGGCAATCAACGCCCGCGACGTCGACACCCTCGCCGCCACAGCCGCCGAGCTGCGCCAGTTGGGCGTGGAAGTGCGCGAGGTGGCCGGCGACATCAGCGCACCGGAGGTTCGTGCCGCCCTGCTGGCCGCCTGCCCGCAGGTGGACATCCTGGTCAACAACGCTGGCGGCCCGCCGCCAGGTGACTTCCGCGACTGGGAGCGCGAGGACTGGCTGCGCGCCCTCGACCTGAACATGCTCACCCCCATCGAGCTGATCAAAGCCACCGTGGACGGCATGGCCGAGCGCGGCTTCGGACGCATCGTCAACATCACATCTGGCACGGTGAAAGCGCCGATCGACGTACTCGGCCTGTCCAACGGCGCGCGAAGCGGCCTGACTGGCTTCGTCGCCGGCCTCGCCCGCCAGCCGCGCGTGGCCGGCAGCAACGTCACGATCAACGGCCTGCTGCCCGGCTCTTTCGATACCGACCGCCTGCGCAGCGGCTTCCGCCGCGCCGCAGGGCTCAGCGGGCGCGACGAAGGCGAACTGGTGGATGCCGGCAAGCGGGAAATCCCCGCCGGGCGTTTCGGCAGCGCCGAGGAGTTCGGCGCGTTCTGTGCGTTTCTCTGCAGCGTGCATGCGGGCTACCTCACCGGGCAGAACCTGCTGCTGGACGGCGGCGCGTATCCGGGGACGTTCTGA
- a CDS encoding LysR family transcriptional regulator, with protein sequence MKAHSDELKTFATVIDCGSITAAAEQLGLTPSAVSRALSKLEEKLGTTLLNRTTRRMKLTEEGEFFLEHARHILEQMDALEERLALRQQSPAGRLRINAASPFMLHAVVPHIGAFRERYPDIELQLNTNDLNIDLLEQSTDIAIRIGHLADSSLHARPLGSSRLNLLAAPEYLERHGTPANLEALLGHSLLGFTQPEALNVWPIRHAGGDTLAITPSLSASSGETLRQLALSGQGIACLASFMTCADIQTGGLVRVLPELTSERRQPIHAVYYRNSQLALRIQCFLDFIQERLAQSLHATG encoded by the coding sequence ATGAAAGCGCATTCCGACGAACTAAAGACCTTCGCCACGGTGATCGACTGCGGCTCCATCACCGCCGCCGCCGAGCAACTGGGGCTGACGCCTTCGGCGGTCAGCCGGGCGCTGTCGAAGCTGGAGGAAAAGCTCGGCACCACGCTGCTCAACCGCACCACGCGGCGCATGAAGCTGACCGAGGAAGGCGAGTTCTTCCTCGAACACGCGCGGCACATCCTCGAACAGATGGATGCCCTGGAAGAGCGCCTGGCGCTGCGCCAGCAGTCACCCGCCGGCCGCCTGCGCATCAACGCCGCCTCGCCGTTCATGCTGCACGCGGTGGTTCCGCATATCGGCGCCTTTCGCGAGCGCTATCCGGACATCGAGCTGCAACTCAACACCAACGACCTGAACATCGACCTGCTGGAACAGAGCACCGACATCGCCATCCGCATCGGCCACCTGGCCGACTCCAGCCTGCACGCCCGCCCGCTGGGCAGCAGCCGGCTGAACCTGCTGGCCGCTCCCGAATACCTGGAGCGCCACGGCACCCCGGCCAACCTGGAGGCGCTGCTCGGCCACTCGCTGCTGGGCTTTACCCAGCCCGAAGCGCTTAACGTCTGGCCGATCCGCCATGCCGGCGGCGATACCCTGGCGATCACGCCGTCGCTCTCCGCTTCCAGCGGCGAAACCCTGCGCCAGCTCGCCCTGAGCGGCCAGGGCATCGCCTGCCTGGCGAGCTTCATGACCTGCGCCGACATCCAGACCGGGGGCCTGGTACGGGTGCTGCCGGAGCTGACCAGCGAACGCCGCCAACCGATCCACGCGGTGTACTACCGCAACTCGCAACTGGCGTTGCGCATCCAGTGCTTCCTCGACTTCATCCAGGAACGCCTGGCGCAATCGCTGCACGCCACCGGCTGA
- a CDS encoding FUSC family protein, with protein sequence MPSLLLYLRAVIHPGRDTLLFALRTVLAGLLTLYLAFLLDLEQPKWATMTVVIISTPLAGMTLQKSFAQVIGTTIGAIVAVAVMALFPQAPLPFIITLALWLAICTAGGTLLRFTHAHAFVLSGFTAVIVALLAQPDPESTYTLAITRVTETLLGVACVTLVSLFFARPQSVARGYFAKVDQLIRLIAVHAAAVIRGEEPEEDFQQRQMQLLGEISALEMLRRHLYFDAPRLRGADELVQLLANQMVLMTSRLAILRRQRKLIEARMSGPLPESVQRLREDELACLEELAEYGRALPTPVRKRITRLRQRFDAAARQAEELADGLPASLRSLAWALRFEQARLMQQLDEMIELSEAIQDGRPGSCTFKQSQAHALHLDFHLAAMNASRAFIALCCAGWIWVETAWDGARAGMILIGILCSMLATFPRPLLASQAYLRGLALALVAAALLQFLLLPGVSDFEMLALYLTPLLYVIAVGLANPQTAGIGIGLGLSTFLLVGPQNQGSWTNSALQWFEFAGGYICAGVLALLVYAWVFPFDADARLRRQSRRTRAEVRAVLLSRPSEARRFLFESRMVDRLAIMLGLLPAARDGQSVERFQCSLASMTLGVVLHQLRRESLNAEGLPDALRERLSLVLDELAACLDQPPAARLERVLSAMRELGVELDDLHSHDNPVTGEAMRPVFVSGVALLVAADLLERFRDLFTEPRQVNDSPRGQALHAR encoded by the coding sequence ATGCCATCGCTGCTGCTGTATCTGCGCGCTGTCATCCATCCTGGCAGGGACACTCTGCTGTTCGCTCTGCGCACTGTGCTGGCCGGGTTGCTGACGCTCTACCTGGCATTCCTGCTGGATCTCGAGCAGCCCAAGTGGGCGACCATGACGGTGGTGATCATCAGCACGCCGCTGGCGGGCATGACGCTGCAGAAGAGTTTCGCCCAGGTAATCGGCACCACCATCGGCGCAATCGTGGCGGTGGCGGTGATGGCGCTTTTCCCGCAGGCACCGCTGCCTTTCATCATCACCCTGGCGCTATGGCTGGCGATCTGCACTGCTGGCGGTACCCTGCTGCGCTTCACCCATGCCCATGCCTTCGTGCTCAGCGGGTTCACTGCGGTGATCGTCGCGCTGCTGGCCCAGCCGGACCCCGAATCCACCTATACGCTGGCCATCACCCGGGTGACCGAAACACTGCTGGGGGTCGCCTGTGTCACCCTCGTCAGCCTGTTCTTCGCCCGTCCGCAGAGCGTGGCGCGGGGCTACTTCGCCAAGGTCGATCAGTTGATCCGGCTGATCGCGGTGCACGCCGCGGCGGTGATCCGCGGCGAGGAGCCGGAGGAGGACTTCCAGCAACGGCAGATGCAGTTGCTGGGGGAAATATCGGCGCTGGAGATGCTCCGCCGCCACCTGTATTTCGATGCCCCCAGGCTGCGCGGCGCGGACGAGCTGGTGCAGTTGCTGGCCAATCAGATGGTGCTGATGACCTCGCGGCTGGCCATCCTGCGGCGCCAGCGCAAGCTGATCGAGGCACGCATGAGCGGCCCGCTGCCGGAGTCAGTGCAGCGCTTGCGCGAGGACGAGCTGGCCTGCCTGGAAGAACTGGCCGAGTACGGCCGCGCCCTGCCGACACCAGTGCGCAAGCGCATCACCCGCCTGCGCCAGCGCTTCGACGCCGCCGCCCGGCAGGCCGAGGAACTGGCCGACGGTCTGCCGGCCTCGCTGCGCTCGCTGGCCTGGGCGCTGCGCTTCGAACAGGCGCGGCTGATGCAGCAACTGGACGAAATGATCGAGCTGAGCGAGGCGATCCAGGACGGCCGCCCCGGCAGTTGCACCTTCAAGCAGAGCCAGGCCCATGCGTTGCACCTGGACTTCCACCTCGCGGCCATGAACGCCTCCCGCGCCTTCATCGCGCTGTGCTGCGCCGGCTGGATCTGGGTGGAAACGGCATGGGACGGCGCCCGCGCCGGGATGATCCTGATCGGCATCCTCTGCTCGATGCTGGCAACCTTCCCGCGCCCGCTCCTGGCCAGCCAGGCGTACCTGCGCGGGCTGGCCCTGGCACTGGTGGCAGCGGCGCTGCTGCAGTTCCTCCTGCTGCCGGGCGTTTCCGACTTCGAGATGCTGGCGCTGTATCTCACGCCACTGCTCTACGTCATTGCTGTCGGCCTGGCCAACCCGCAGACCGCCGGGATCGGCATCGGCCTGGGGCTGTCGACCTTCCTGCTGGTAGGGCCGCAGAACCAGGGTAGCTGGACCAACAGCGCACTGCAGTGGTTCGAGTTTGCCGGCGGCTATATCTGCGCCGGCGTGCTGGCGCTGCTGGTGTATGCCTGGGTGTTCCCCTTCGACGCCGACGCGCGCCTGCGCCGCCAGTCGCGCCGTACCCGCGCGGAGGTGCGCGCGGTGCTGCTGTCGAGACCCAGCGAGGCACGCCGCTTCCTGTTCGAGAGCCGTATGGTCGACCGCCTGGCGATCATGCTCGGCCTGCTGCCGGCCGCGCGCGACGGCCAGTCCGTCGAACGTTTCCAGTGCAGCCTGGCGAGCATGACCCTCGGCGTGGTGCTGCATCAGTTGCGGCGCGAGAGCCTGAATGCCGAGGGTCTGCCCGATGCGCTGCGCGAGCGTCTTTCGCTGGTGCTCGACGAGTTGGCCGCCTGCCTTGACCAGCCACCGGCGGCACGCCTGGAACGCGTACTGTCGGCGATGCGCGAACTGGGCGTGGAGCTGGACGACCTGCACAGTCACGACAACCCCGTCACCGGCGAGGCGATGCGCCCGGTGTTCGTCAGCGGCGTCGCGCTGCTGGTCGCTGCCGACCTGCTGGAGCGCTTCCGCGACCTGTTCACCGAACCGCGCCAGGTCAACGACTCACCGCGAGGACAAGCGCTCCATGCCCGTTGA
- a CDS encoding DUF1656 domain-containing protein, whose translation MPVDIEIGGVYLPPLAQALLLALPIFLLLDWALRRLGVLRLVWHEALFEGALYACICSSLILLMGALH comes from the coding sequence ATGCCCGTTGATATCGAGATCGGCGGCGTCTACCTGCCGCCGCTGGCCCAGGCGCTGCTGCTGGCGTTGCCGATCTTCCTGCTGCTGGACTGGGCCTTGCGCCGCCTCGGCGTGTTGCGGCTGGTGTGGCACGAGGCTCTGTTCGAGGGCGCGCTGTACGCCTGCATCTGCTCCAGCCTGATCCTGCTGATGGGGGCGCTGCACTGA